Proteins co-encoded in one Deltaproteobacteria bacterium genomic window:
- the hutW gene encoding heme anaerobic degradation radical SAM methyltransferase ChuW/HutW, which translates to MHTLRQGDSARYTDAVLKEMEQVSGLPAVTSHPIHAVYLGGGTPTALDAGDLKRLIEAVCRLFPLSDDCEITVEGRVSDFGQDKMRACTAGGANRFSIGVQSFNTKVRQDVGRIADRAGVLKMLTTLTGLDNGAVIIDLIYGLPGQTMAVWEDDLRTLIEETKLDGADLYQLNVFKGSLLSRAVDQGKLPPPADIPTQAEMFLRGREMMTAARFRRLSMSHWGRTSRERNRYNTFIRYGATCIPLGCGAGGRLHGHYFFQERNLKAYYRRVNAGEKPVAMAILLPAHSPLFRDMVGQMENGKMDLTALGKRHGFDLEVIFSPLLEQWERAGLIRRPGNGWIELTVAGEFWNVNLAQALIDYFQHCHRKDARPGSMAL; encoded by the coding sequence ATGCATACCTTGCGCCAGGGCGACAGCGCCCGTTACACTGATGCCGTTCTCAAGGAGATGGAGCAGGTCTCAGGTCTTCCGGCAGTGACCAGCCACCCCATACATGCAGTCTATCTGGGAGGCGGGACACCTACGGCTTTGGATGCCGGGGATCTAAAGCGGCTGATCGAGGCCGTTTGCCGCTTGTTCCCCTTAAGCGATGACTGCGAAATCACTGTGGAAGGCAGGGTTTCCGACTTCGGGCAGGACAAGATGCGGGCCTGCACGGCCGGAGGAGCCAACCGTTTCTCCATCGGTGTCCAGAGCTTCAACACCAAGGTCCGGCAGGACGTCGGACGCATAGCGGACAGGGCCGGGGTCCTGAAAATGCTCACCACCTTGACCGGCCTGGACAACGGGGCCGTAATTATTGACCTCATCTACGGGCTCCCGGGCCAGACCATGGCGGTCTGGGAAGATGACCTGAGGACCCTGATCGAAGAGACGAAGCTGGACGGCGCCGATCTCTACCAGTTGAACGTCTTTAAGGGCAGCCTTTTGAGCCGGGCTGTAGATCAAGGTAAGCTCCCGCCCCCTGCTGACATCCCCACCCAGGCAGAGATGTTTTTAAGGGGAAGGGAGATGATGACCGCGGCCCGTTTCAGGCGCCTCTCCATGTCTCATTGGGGCCGTACTTCCAGGGAGCGCAACCGTTACAATACCTTTATCCGCTACGGGGCCACCTGCATCCCCCTGGGCTGCGGTGCAGGGGGGCGCCTTCACGGCCACTATTTCTTCCAGGAGAGAAATCTGAAGGCATACTACAGGCGTGTCAATGCAGGGGAAAAACCAGTGGCCATGGCCATTCTCCTGCCAGCCCACTCCCCTCTTTTCAGAGACATGGTTGGCCAGATGGAAAATGGCAAAATGGATCTCACCGCCCTTGGAAAACGGCACGGTTTTGACTTAGAGGTAATCTTTTCCCCGCTCCTTGAGCAATGGGAGCGGGCGGGCCTGATACGGCGTCCGGGGAACGGGTGGATTGAGCTCACAGTGGCAGGGGAGTTCTGGAATGTGAACCTGGCCCAGGCCCTTATCGATTACTTCCAGCACTG
- a CDS encoding molecular chaperone DnaK encodes MKERYIVGIDLGTTNSAVGYVDLRDVRPGSINILAFDVPQIVGQGRVAERPTLPSFLYLSGKHDLQAGATALPWDPGRTYAVGAFARDQGGLVSGRLVSSAKSWLCHEGVDREAPILPWGAGSEIDKVSPVTASSRYLQHIKEAWNHKMPEPLEAQIVVLTVPASFDEVARELTVRAAKEAGLSSVTLLEEPLAAFYAWLSFHEGQWDTSLHPGDRLLVCDVGGGTTDFTLISCEGDSDTPKLERVAVGDHLLLGGDNMDLALAALAEKALGLELDTARWHALYHQCRQAKEILLKDGGPEKTTIRLTGRGRSLIGGTMMTDLFRDQVKEVIIDGFFPEADLKAGDSLKKGGTGLREMGLPYVSDPAVTKHLARFLSRQGGGQMPNVVLFNGGSLKPDLIRKRLKEILTSWSGHPVRVLDSRSLDLAISWGAAYYGLVTQGLGLRVGGGMARSYFVGVALDEEIRAPMGVCLVERGTEEGKEVEVSKTFRVRTNRPVKFSLYSSTTRKGDKVGDLVPVDSDDFIKLPPLQTVLRYGKKGRDVQIPVRLGAKVTAIGTLELYCESQESPHRWRLQFQLRDSEPSGADSNYQVEGVRVAPSDEQMEEEPKGLSEEDLKALEEARKEIRRCFSPDKGEEALAPSQLPRRLAECMGMEKDLWSLPILRALADALLDIKAGRGRSPQHEARWYNLTGFCLRPGAGEVTDPWRIKKVWPFYFDGLVFSKEMEPRLQWWIFWRRIAAGLGPGQQTQIFSAMSNALLPARSKRRKRAKVRPVKISQEERREIWLFAANLERLDISCKIELGRELISNLVKNRSWQGVLWALSRLGSRQPLYGPANKVVPPGEVSSWLKVLKKQELKQSRKLINAVVSMARLTGDRTRDLQAAFRQEVITWLQLLGAGEEELEPIRKTVALAGKERNQAFGESLPEGLILEQVMTSEQTDDMRA; translated from the coding sequence ATGAAAGAAAGATATATAGTAGGAATAGATCTTGGAACTACCAACTCTGCAGTAGGCTATGTGGACCTCCGTGATGTAAGGCCTGGCTCTATTAATATACTCGCCTTTGATGTGCCACAGATTGTGGGCCAAGGTCGAGTGGCCGAAAGGCCGACCTTGCCATCATTCCTTTACCTGTCAGGGAAACATGATCTCCAGGCCGGGGCAACCGCCCTTCCCTGGGACCCTGGAAGGACCTATGCGGTCGGTGCCTTTGCCAGGGACCAGGGTGGGCTTGTATCCGGAAGGCTGGTATCTTCAGCCAAGAGCTGGCTGTGCCACGAGGGGGTTGACAGGGAGGCCCCTATTCTTCCCTGGGGCGCAGGATCTGAGATAGACAAGGTCTCACCAGTTACCGCGTCATCACGCTACCTTCAGCATATCAAAGAGGCCTGGAACCACAAGATGCCGGAGCCTTTGGAGGCGCAAATAGTGGTCTTGACTGTGCCGGCTTCCTTTGACGAGGTCGCGAGGGAGCTTACCGTACGGGCAGCAAAAGAGGCGGGTCTGTCTTCCGTGACTTTACTGGAAGAGCCTTTGGCTGCCTTTTATGCATGGCTCTCTTTCCATGAAGGACAATGGGATACTTCTCTGCACCCGGGAGATCGCCTCCTGGTATGTGATGTAGGCGGTGGCACGACTGACTTTACATTGATCTCCTGCGAGGGAGACTCGGATACCCCCAAGCTTGAAAGGGTGGCAGTAGGAGATCACTTGCTTCTGGGCGGAGACAACATGGATCTTGCCCTGGCAGCCTTGGCGGAAAAGGCCCTGGGCCTGGAATTGGACACCGCCCGTTGGCATGCACTGTATCATCAGTGCAGGCAGGCAAAAGAGATCCTTTTAAAAGACGGAGGGCCGGAGAAAACCACTATCAGGCTTACGGGCCGCGGGCGATCCCTGATTGGCGGTACTATGATGACAGATCTCTTTCGGGATCAGGTGAAAGAGGTCATTATCGATGGCTTTTTCCCCGAGGCAGACCTTAAAGCAGGAGATTCCCTGAAAAAAGGCGGGACCGGTCTCAGGGAAATGGGACTTCCCTATGTAAGCGATCCGGCTGTGACCAAACATCTCGCCCGTTTTCTCTCAAGGCAGGGCGGAGGGCAAATGCCCAATGTGGTGCTCTTTAATGGGGGTTCACTCAAGCCGGATTTGATACGAAAGCGCCTCAAGGAGATATTGACATCCTGGTCCGGACATCCTGTCAGGGTCTTAGACAGCAGGTCCCTTGACCTGGCAATATCCTGGGGGGCTGCATATTACGGACTGGTTACACAGGGCCTCGGGCTTCGAGTAGGCGGAGGAATGGCAAGGTCCTATTTCGTGGGCGTGGCTCTGGACGAGGAGATCCGGGCCCCTATGGGAGTCTGTTTGGTGGAGAGGGGGACAGAGGAGGGAAAAGAGGTAGAGGTCTCAAAGACCTTTCGGGTCCGGACAAACAGGCCGGTGAAGTTTTCACTCTACAGCTCCACCACACGTAAGGGAGATAAGGTGGGCGACCTGGTGCCGGTGGATTCCGATGACTTTATCAAGCTTCCGCCGCTCCAGACAGTTCTGCGTTACGGCAAAAAGGGACGGGATGTACAGATTCCCGTCAGACTGGGTGCAAAAGTCACGGCCATAGGGACCCTGGAACTCTATTGCGAGTCACAGGAGAGCCCTCACAGGTGGCGTTTGCAGTTTCAGCTCAGGGATTCAGAGCCAAGTGGCGCAGATTCAAACTATCAGGTCGAAGGAGTGCGGGTGGCCCCATCTGATGAACAGATGGAGGAAGAGCCGAAAGGGCTGTCCGAAGAAGACCTTAAGGCCCTGGAAGAGGCCAGGAAAGAGATCCGCAGGTGCTTTTCACCGGATAAGGGAGAGGAGGCCCTTGCACCCTCACAACTTCCCAGGCGTCTGGCAGAGTGCATGGGAATGGAAAAGGACTTGTGGTCACTTCCCATATTGCGTGCCCTGGCTGATGCATTACTTGATATAAAGGCCGGACGTGGAAGGTCCCCGCAACACGAGGCCAGATGGTATAATCTGACAGGTTTTTGCCTTCGTCCAGGGGCCGGTGAGGTGACGGATCCATGGCGGATCAAGAAGGTATGGCCCTTTTATTTTGATGGCCTGGTTTTTTCAAAAGAGATGGAGCCAAGGCTTCAGTGGTGGATCTTCTGGCGTCGTATTGCGGCAGGTCTGGGCCCTGGCCAGCAGACACAGATATTTTCCGCCATGTCAAATGCCTTATTGCCTGCCCGGTCCAAGAGACGCAAACGAGCCAAAGTGAGGCCTGTTAAAATATCCCAGGAGGAGAGGCGTGAGATATGGCTCTTTGCTGCCAACCTTGAACGGCTTGATATATCCTGCAAGATAGAGCTCGGGAGGGAACTTATCTCGAACCTTGTTAAGAACCGGTCGTGGCAGGGTGTCCTGTGGGCGCTTTCCCGTTTAGGTTCAAGACAACCGCTTTACGGTCCGGCCAATAAGGTGGTGCCTCCCGGAGAGGTATCTTCCTGGCTGAAAGTCCTGAAAAAACAGGAATTGAAGCAATCCCGGAAGCTCATTAATGCCGTGGTCTCCATGGCAAGGCTTACCGGGGACAGGACCAGGGACCTGCAGGCCGCTTTCCGCCAGGAGGTAATCACCTGGCTCCAATTGCTGGGGGCCGGAGAAGAGGAATTGGAACCTATACGGAAAACCGTTGCTCTTGCAGGAAAAGAGAGAAACCAGGCCTTTGGGGAGAGTCTGCCTGAGGGCCTTATCCTGGAGCAGGTAATGACAAGTGAGCAGACAGACGATATGCGAGCATAA
- a CDS encoding response regulator: MRVLLVDDEATLLEYLSKRLLRQGYAVKVSFSGEEAIEAAKQEHFDVAVVDLKMPGIDGVETQRRLREIQPFLQCIVLTGHGSIESALESGHEEAFQYLLKPVDYDNLVTVIKEAYEKKVKLQEEKFQEQLDELRHRGMGPRGMKKAIAELRKIYGF; the protein is encoded by the coding sequence ATTCGAGTTCTGCTGGTGGACGATGAAGCGACTTTGCTCGAATACCTGTCCAAGCGTCTTCTCAGGCAGGGCTATGCGGTGAAGGTTTCTTTTTCCGGAGAGGAAGCTATAGAGGCGGCAAAACAAGAGCATTTTGATGTAGCGGTTGTCGATTTAAAAATGCCCGGGATAGACGGAGTGGAGACGCAAAGGAGGCTTAGAGAGATCCAGCCATTCCTGCAATGCATCGTATTGACCGGCCATGGCTCCATAGAGAGCGCTTTGGAAAGTGGTCACGAGGAAGCCTTTCAGTATCTGCTCAAGCCTGTTGACTACGACAACCTTGTGACCGTCATTAAAGAAGCGTACGAGAAGAAAGTCAAGTTACAGGAAGAGAAATTCCAGGAACAACTGGATGAGCTTCGCCATCGTGGGATGGGACCACGCGGGATGAAAAAAGCCATTGCTGAGTTGCGGAAAATCTATGGATTCTAA
- a CDS encoding glycosyltransferase family 2 protein, translated as MDSKPQPFVSIVTPVYNTEKYIAECIESVLSQTYTNWEYIIVDNQSVDKTNEIAQYYAEKDKRIRIYNNENFLNMMQNWNHAISQISPKSKYFKVVHADDWLFPECIEKMVEVAEENPSVGIVGSYRLDENKVNLDGLPYPSHALPGHQVCRLILLHGLHLFGSPTSLLIRSDLALNREKFYNESNIQADTEVCFDILQNNDFGFVHQVLTFTRRHNETVSYFATELGTWRPAKLLILKKYGRIYLTEEEFDEVYKTAFNQYYRFLGLHLFRLRKKEFRQRRNEFYTYHKKALEDLGYPVYWGKLFKASLVVLYNHILSQLRIG; from the coding sequence ATGGATTCTAAACCCCAACCTTTCGTTAGTATAGTAACACCGGTATATAATACAGAAAAGTATATTGCAGAGTGTATTGAGAGTGTGTTGTCTCAAACTTATACGAACTGGGAATATATAATTGTTGATAATCAAAGTGTGGACAAGACCAATGAGATAGCTCAATATTATGCAGAAAAGGATAAAAGGATCCGCATTTACAATAATGAAAATTTCTTGAATATGATGCAGAACTGGAATCATGCAATAAGCCAGATTTCCCCAAAAAGTAAATACTTCAAAGTTGTGCATGCAGATGATTGGCTTTTCCCAGAATGTATAGAAAAAATGGTAGAAGTTGCTGAAGAGAACCCGTCTGTCGGTATTGTCGGGTCATATCGGCTTGATGAAAATAAAGTAAATCTGGATGGTCTCCCATATCCAAGTCATGCTTTGCCGGGCCATCAAGTCTGTCGCTTGATATTGCTTCACGGCCTCCATTTATTCGGGTCTCCAACGTCGCTCTTAATTCGGTCCGATCTCGCATTAAATCGTGAAAAATTTTATAATGAGTCGAATATTCAGGCAGATACAGAGGTTTGTTTCGATATATTGCAAAACAATGACTTCGGGTTTGTCCATCAGGTCCTGACCTTTACGCGGAGACATAACGAAACAGTCAGTTATTTTGCAACTGAGCTTGGAACTTGGAGACCGGCAAAGCTATTGATCTTAAAAAAATATGGCCGCATTTATCTTACTGAAGAAGAGTTCGATGAAGTTTATAAAACCGCATTTAACCAATATTATAGATTTTTAGGGTTGCATCTTTTCAGGCTTAGAAAAAAAGAGTTCAGACAACGGAGAAACGAGTTTTACACCTATCATAAAAAAGCCCTTGAAGATCTTGGATATCCGGTATACTGGGGTAAACTTTTCAAGGCATCATTGGTTGTTTTGTATAATCACATTCTAAGTCAGTTAAGAATTGGCTAA
- a CDS encoding IS256 family transposase, whose product IDGVNFNMRIARDIETVPILAAIGVTKAGHRLVLGLQSGDKESASNWREFFKDLKVRGLDPQNVTLGIMDGLPGLEAVFKQEFPSAKVQRCQVHVARNVLAKVPKKLKGEVADDLRSIFYASSRKKAMEFFEQFKKKWKDTIPSAVSCLERSINACLTFFSFPEEEWISLRTTNIIERLNKEFKRRTKPMEIIAGETACYRLLAFISLRMELHWRSNPIGKVRNNLPFLKELAYEKFTQKS is encoded by the coding sequence TTATTGATGGAGTCAATTTTAACATGCGCATTGCTCGGGACATTGAGACCGTTCCGATTCTGGCAGCTATTGGTGTTACAAAAGCAGGTCACAGGTTGGTATTAGGTCTCCAGTCCGGTGATAAGGAGTCGGCCTCTAACTGGCGTGAGTTCTTCAAGGATTTGAAGGTAAGGGGTCTTGATCCCCAGAACGTCACCCTGGGCATCATGGATGGCCTGCCTGGCCTTGAGGCCGTATTCAAGCAAGAGTTCCCTTCGGCAAAGGTACAACGTTGTCAAGTCCATGTGGCCAGGAACGTATTGGCCAAGGTACCCAAGAAGCTCAAGGGAGAAGTAGCGGATGATTTAAGGTCCATCTTCTATGCCTCTTCAAGAAAGAAAGCCATGGAGTTTTTCGAGCAGTTTAAAAAGAAATGGAAGGATACCATTCCTTCTGCTGTATCCTGTCTTGAGAGATCCATCAATGCCTGCCTGACCTTTTTCAGCTTTCCTGAAGAGGAATGGATATCTCTACGGACCACTAATATCATAGAGAGACTAAACAAGGAATTTAAACGCAGAACGAAACCTATGGAGATCATCGCTGGTGAGACTGCCTGTTACCGTCTCCTGGCCTTTATCTCTCTGAGAATGGAATTGCATTGGAGATCAAACCCAATAGGAAAAGTGCGTAACAACCTGCCTTTTCTCAAAGAATTGGCCTATGAGAAATTCACACAAAAAAGTTGA
- a CDS encoding histidine kinase, translating to MSLRSDGYEVLTAEDGKSGLELFAKEAPPIVLTDIKMPGMDGIEVLKRIKEISPETEVIVVTGHGDMDLAIQSLQLEASDFVTKPIVDEALAVALKRAKERLRLRRMLKEYTDDLENKVKKATEEIRQRYEFEDNLIQHSIDGIIGTDRQGKIMIFNQGDERIFGYSRDEVIGKIDIRSLYPPETAEEIMRGLHGKESERQDMNGWREIFVLGKNGDKIPVKFSGTILYQDGEVIGSVSFLHDLRDIKRLQQELIKAERLAATGQTVAGLAHGIKNILGGLKGGVYIVDKALEKRDMHSLSTGWDMVKRNIGRISDLVMDLLNYSKERKPEYEVCSPNEIAEEVCKLMDLRAKESGVEIVRDLDPRIGDASLDPKGIHHCLLNLVSNAIDASIFDEDETKKHIVRVATRRESDGTLIFQVSDNGCGMDEAVKKHIFSSLFSTKGSQGTGLGLLVTQKTVHEHGGTIKVDSEPGKGSTFVIRLPSEPRPLGG from the coding sequence ATGTCACTGAGAAGTGATGGCTACGAGGTGCTGACGGCAGAGGACGGCAAAAGCGGCCTTGAGCTATTTGCGAAAGAAGCCCCCCCGATTGTCTTAACCGATATAAAGATGCCCGGCATGGACGGCATCGAGGTATTGAAAAGGATTAAGGAAATAAGCCCTGAAACCGAGGTGATAGTTGTTACCGGGCACGGCGATATGGACCTGGCTATCCAGTCTCTGCAACTCGAGGCATCCGATTTTGTCACCAAACCTATTGTGGACGAAGCCCTGGCAGTTGCCCTGAAACGGGCCAAGGAAAGGCTCCGTTTAAGGAGAATGCTCAAGGAATATACCGACGATCTTGAGAACAAGGTAAAAAAGGCCACGGAAGAGATAAGGCAGAGGTACGAGTTTGAAGACAACCTGATCCAGCATTCCATCGACGGTATAATCGGCACTGATAGGCAGGGAAAAATAATGATCTTTAATCAAGGGGATGAGAGAATATTTGGATATTCCAGGGATGAAGTAATAGGGAAGATTGATATAAGGAGCCTCTATCCACCGGAGACAGCCGAAGAAATCATGCGAGGTCTGCATGGCAAAGAGAGCGAAAGACAGGACATGAATGGCTGGCGAGAGATCTTTGTCTTGGGAAAGAATGGTGACAAGATACCGGTTAAGTTTTCAGGAACTATACTGTATCAAGATGGTGAAGTAATCGGCAGCGTAAGCTTCCTTCACGACCTGAGGGACATCAAGCGATTACAGCAGGAATTGATCAAGGCCGAGAGGTTGGCTGCCACCGGACAAACTGTGGCCGGACTTGCCCACGGTATCAAAAACATCTTAGGTGGTCTTAAGGGAGGAGTCTATATAGTGGACAAGGCTCTTGAGAAAAGAGATATGCACAGCCTCAGTACCGGCTGGGACATGGTGAAAAGGAATATCGGCAGGATCTCCGACCTGGTTATGGATCTCCTCAACTACTCAAAGGAGCGCAAGCCTGAATATGAAGTATGCTCCCCGAACGAAATTGCGGAAGAAGTATGCAAGCTAATGGACCTCAGGGCAAAGGAATCCGGAGTGGAGATCGTCAGAGATCTTGATCCTCGCATAGGCGACGCATCTTTGGATCCCAAGGGAATTCATCACTGCCTGCTCAATCTGGTTTCCAATGCTATTGATGCTTCAATATTTGATGAAGACGAGACCAAGAAACATATTGTACGGGTGGCTACAAGGCGTGAAAGTGACGGGACGCTTATTTTTCAGGTATCTGACAATGGCTGCGGCATGGATGAGGCCGTAAAAAAGCATATCTTCAGCTCTCTGTTCAGCACCAAGGGGTCACAAGGTACGGGCCTCGGCCTGCTGGTTACCCAAAAAACAGTCCATGAGCATGGAGGAACTATAAAAGTAGACTCTGAACCCGGGAAGGGGTCAACTTTTGTCATCAGGCTGCCTTCTGAACCGCGCCCTCTTGGAGGCTAA